CTTGGGACGACGCGGATCGCGCTGAAACAGGCGAAGAGATCAGTGAGGCCTGGTGGTTCAGCGAATCGTTCGCGCGGCAAATAGCTCCGGCGTTCGAGCTGCCTGCTTCGCAGCTGCCTGGCGTGTTTGCAAACCCTCTGACGCGGTTAATGGAGTGGATGCAAGATCCCGATGGTTCTCGAGAGAGGTGGGTGAAGCTCGCTGAGGCTCTGCCGTTGCTCACCATGAGCCCGGGCGGCCAGCAGGTCATTGATGAATCAGGTTCGGCGCGCCAGCTTGCTGTTCGGGCGGTCACCGGTGATCTGCAACCGGCGCCACAGTCGGCGGCCTGGGTCGTGCAGAAGGGCGCGCTCACGCTCAGTGGTGTGCTCAAAGACGGCAGCGGCCATTCAGAGGTTGTGCTGGCTCTCGACGACTCTGATGACGCGTTTGCAAGCGAGGGATTTGCACGCGAGTGGAAGCTGTGGCTGCACTGGTCAAACATTCTCGGCGCTCGAAATGACGGCGAGAAGAGCCTCGAGATCGTGGCCACGAGTGAGCTGGGTACACCGCAGAGCAGTGCGGTCGCGGCATCCATTCCTCACGATGTGTCGTCGGAGTGGGCCTCAACGTTTGAGGTGGCAAGCGATGACGAACGCGTCTTGCTTGAAGAGCTGTCGGTGGTGCACGACATGATCGTCCCCGAGGTGGGAATCGAAGTGGGTGACGGTATTCCGGTTGGTATTGCGTGGCCGGGGCGGAAGCTCGCGATCGATTCTGATCTTGATGAGCAGTCGAGACTCGAGCTGCGAGATTTGGGTTGGACGATCGTGTCGGCTGATCCTGACGCGATTGTGCGAGCACTCGAAAGTGAGTTGGGGTAGGGGGAATCGATGGCGAACTTGATCATGACGAAGGTCAAAGGCCAGAACTTCGACAAGAACACCAAGGCGAAGATCTACGCGTTTCTCGAGAAATTCACGACCGATGAAACAAGCGCCGGTCTGCATATTGAGAAGATGAACCAGGCGGTCGATTCGCGTGCCCGAACGGCGCGCGTGGACCAGAGTCTGCGCGCGGTGTTGTATCTGCTTGAACCTGTCGGCGGCGAGCGTACCTACGTGTATGCGGGAACGTGGGAACATGACGAAGCCATCGAGAGGGCTCGGACGCGCACGTTTCGCACGAACCCGGTGAGTGGGGTTGCCGAGCTCGTCGATATGTCGATTGAAGCTCCGAGCATCGATTACACCCCGGCGCCGCCCCAAGCGAGCGGCGTCGGTTCTGTGACCGAAGCGACCGAGAGCACGACACAACAATCGGTGCCGCTGCTTGAGAGTCTGAACTATTCGGTCTCGAGCCTCACCGAGGTATTCGGGTTCAGTGACGAGTTAGCGACGCGAGCATTTGCTCAACTCACCGAGGATGCTCTGTTGGAGTTCGCAGCCTCACTTGAGAACGACTGGCAGGGCGCCGTGCTCCTTGACATGGCCGTGGGTAAGTCAATCAGCGACATCAAAGCCGATCTGCAGATTGACGATGAGTATGTGTCGCTCGATGACCAGAAGAGCGAAGATGACAAGCTAGTCGCTGCTCTGCAGCATCCGGCCGCACGCATGCAATTCACGCTCGTTGATAACAATGATGAGCTGCGACGCGTGATCGAAGGTGGCGACTTTGGCGCCTGGCGGGTGTTCTTGCACCCGGAGCAGCGTCGCTACGCCGACCCGACCAAGCCATACAACGGTCCATTCCGTCTCAGTGGTGGCGCCGGCACGGGGAAAACAGTTGTGCTGCTTCACCGTGCACGCAACCTGGCGAAGCAGAATCCCAACGCACGCATTGTGTTGACGACTTTCACGAGGGCGTTGTCTGGCAACCTAGAACGTGACCTTGAGCGTCTTGACCCTGACGTACCAATTGCTTCAGAACTGGGTCAGCCCGGTATTCGTGTGCTGGGAATCGATCAGATTGCGGCGGCGGTTCGTAGTCGCAATGGATCGTTCTCTGAGGCGGCGATTGACGTGCTGGGGTACCGAGTCGAATCGACCTTTCGGCCGGGGCGGAATCAGGACGGATGGGGCGAAGCGATCGCCGAAGTTGCTCCAGACTTGCCGCCCGCAATCGCCAACAAAGCATTCTTCGAGGCCGAGTACCTGCAAGTGATTCTTCCGAATGCCCTGACAGAGGAAGCCGACTACTTACGGGTGCGCAGACCCGGGCGTGGTGTGGCACTTGATCGCAAGAAGCGGATGCTCGTGTGGAGCGTCGTTGAGCGATACCGGAAGAACTCAAAACTCGAAGG
This DNA window, taken from Paramicrobacterium agarici, encodes the following:
- a CDS encoding 3'-5' exonuclease, encoding MTKVKGQNFDKNTKAKIYAFLEKFTTDETSAGLHIEKMNQAVDSRARTARVDQSLRAVLYLLEPVGGERTYVYAGTWEHDEAIERARTRTFRTNPVSGVAELVDMSIEAPSIDYTPAPPQASGVGSVTEATESTTQQSVPLLESLNYSVSSLTEVFGFSDELATRAFAQLTEDALLEFAASLENDWQGAVLLDMAVGKSISDIKADLQIDDEYVSLDDQKSEDDKLVAALQHPAARMQFTLVDNNDELRRVIEGGDFGAWRVFLHPEQRRYADPTKPYNGPFRLSGGAGTGKTVVLLHRARNLAKQNPNARIVLTTFTRALSGNLERDLERLDPDVPIASELGQPGIRVLGIDQIAAAVRSRNGSFSEAAIDVLGYRVESTFRPGRNQDGWGEAIAEVAPDLPPAIANKAFFEAEYLQVILPNALTEEADYLRVRRPGRGVALDRKKRMLVWSVVERYRKNSKLEGRVSFAEIAMIAAQCAEQSGESRFADHLLIDEGQDLSAAHWKLMRALVPEGQNDLFIAEDTHQRIYGQHVVLSRYGINIVGRSRRLTLNYRTTEQNLRYALSILEGGEYVDAENGEETIGGYRSSRLGPEPRLVKASSTPELLSSTAECVQNWLDEGVKPETIAVLAHRNDDLVAISEGLAQRGIPATVLKSASLTGERPVVLTMHTAKGMEFSRVILYDISEGTYPPSWATSDVAPEDVADVELRFRSLLYVAASRARDELVVSFVRHLSKIIAGALRLP